In the genome of Candidatus Neomarinimicrobiota bacterium, the window ACGCTCCTACAAGATAGATTACCTATCTATGGAACAGCTGAATTATAAAATGCAGCCGATAACTGACCTTATCGGCTCGGGAAAAGAACAAATATCCATGGCTGAAGTGCCCGTGGAAGATGTGACCTTTTATGCCGTTGAAGATGCCGATATTGCTCTCCAACTTGTGAATCTTTATCAGCCGAAGCTTGAAGAAGAAGGTATGATGAAGATGTATACGGAGATAGAAATTCCTCTCATTCCGGTCTTGATGGAGATGGAAAAAGCAGGTGTCTATCTTGACGTAAAGCTGCTCAAGAAGATGTCCGATGAGGTCTTAGTTGAAATAGAGAAGATAGAGGCTGAAGTATATGACCTCGCCGAGGAAGAGTTCAGTATCAATTCTCCCAAACAGTTGAGCAAAATTTTATTTGAGAAACTGCTGCTGCCGCCGACTCGAAAGATCAAGACAGGATTTTCCACAGACCAGCGGGCGATGGATTCGCTGAAAAACGATCACGAAATAGTAGCCAAAGTTTTAGAGTATCGGATGTACACAAAGCTCAAATCAACTTATCTTGAGGCTCTTCCAAAATTGGTTAACCCGAACAGCGGGCGGGTGCACAGCACATTTAGCCAAACGGTGGCGGCTACCGGACGGTTATCAAGCAGGGATCCGAATTTCCAGAATATTCCGATTAAAACCGAAGTAGGCAGGAAGATTAGGCACGCCTTTATTCCTCAACAAAAGGGCTGGAAAATTATGTCAGCCGATTATTCGCAAATCGAACTGAGGATAATGGCGCATCTTTCGGAAGACCCCACACTCATTCAGGCATTTAAAGACGGCGAAGATATTCACAGCAGGACTGCGGCGGGACTATACGGAGTGGAACTTGAAAGTGTAACTCCCGAAATGAGGAATATGGCGAAGACGGTGAATTTCGCCATTATGTACGGAGCGAGAGCATTCCGGATAGCGGCGGAATTGAAGATTTCTATGGAGGACGCCACTACTACAATTGATGATTATTTTAACCGATTTCCCGGTATAAACAATTTTATTGCAAACTCGATCGCAGAAGCGAGAGAGAATAAATTCGTGAGTACGATTCTCGGCAGGAAAAGATACTTGATGGAAATAGATTCAAGTAATTTCAATCTCAGACAGGCCGCGGAGCGAATCGCTGTAAATACTCAGCTTCAGGGCTCAGCAGCCGATATGATTAAAATAGCGATGATTAGAATAAGCCATCGTATTAAGAAAGAAAACCTAAAAGCCATGATGATCCTTCAGGTTCATGATGAATTGGTTTTCGAGCTGCCGGAAGAGGAAATTGACCGGATGAAAGATATTGTAGAATATGAAATGATTAACTCGATGGAATTGAAAGTACCTGTCAGGGTGGACATCAGTGTTGGTGAAGATTGGTATGAAGCCCACTGATGAGCAATTCGCCTGTTAAATCCGATTTTCTCGTTATCGGCAGCGGTATCGCCGGATTGTCATTTGCTCTTAAAGCTGCGGATTTGGGCAGCGTCGTTGTCATCACTAAAAAAGATAACAAAGAATCGGCTACGAATTATGCCCAGGGTGGAATCGCTTCGGTCTTGACAGATGAGGATTCGGTGGAGCTGCACGTAAAAGACACGCTTAATGCGGGTGACGGTTTATGCGATGTTAACGCGGTGAATACTATGGTTCGTGAAGGTCCGAATTGTATTAAAGATTTGCAGGAATGGGGCGTCAAGTTCACACAAAAGAACGATTCTTCCGGTGATTTTGACCTCGGAAGAGAAGGGGGACACAGTGTTAGCAGGGTTTACCACGCCGGAGACATTACAGGGAGACAAATTGAAAAAGCACTGGTAGATGCAGTTTCTTCGCATAATAATATAGAGATATACGAACATCATCTCGCTTTAGATCTAATCACCGAACATCATTTTAAACCGAATTTTCAACTTAGCCGGAAAAATATCAGCTGCTACGGGGCGTATGTCTATGATACTCATAATTCGTCTATTAAACGATTCCTCGCTAAAAACACACTGCTTTGCACAGGAGGAGTCGGAAGGGTATATCGGCATACCACCAATCCGAAAATAGCAACCGGAGATGGAATCGCTATGGCATATCGTGCAGGCGCCGAATTGGCGAATCTTGAATTTATGCAATTTCATCCGACCGCTCTTTATAATCCGGACGGCGATCCATTTTTGCTTTCAGAGGCGATAAGAGGTTTCGGGGGTGTACTCCTGACGATATCGGGCGAGAAGTTTATGGAGAAATACGATAAAAGAGGAGACTTAGCCTCCCGTGATATTGTGGCAAGAGCGATTGACAATGAACTGAAATTAAGCGGGGATAAGTATGTTTATTTAGATCTGACTCATTTAGACGGCGCATCAGTTAAAGAACGGTTTCCTAATATATATGAAAGATGCCTGCAACATAAAATTGACATAACATCAGAACCTATACCTGTTGTTCCCGCCGCTCACTATATGTGTGGAGGAGTAACGACGGATTCGCATGGGGCGAGTACGCTGCCTCACTTATTGGCTGTGGGAGAGGTGGCTTGCACGGGTGTGCATGGAGCAAATCGATTGGCAAGTAACAGCCTGCTGGAAGGAGTTGTGTTTTCCAAAAGAGCATTTGAAACGATAAAAAAATCAAAAGATTATCAATCAGATAGGTTTCCCGATGTGCCGGAATGGGACGACAGTGGAACATTCGATCAGGAAGAGTGGATACTGATTTCACATGATATTAAGGAGATACAGGAAATTATGTGGGATTATGTGGGAATTATCAGGACAAATCTTCGATTGAAACGCGCGTTGGATAGGATAAAGATGATCAATAGCGAAATTGAAGAGTACTACAGAAAAACTATTGTTTCGGAGGGGCTTATTGAGCTGCACAATCTTGCCGCCGTTGCATACCTTATCATCAGGAGCGCGGTTATGAGAAAAGAGAGTAGAGGGCTTCATTACAATAACGATTATCCGAAGAAATCTAAAGTATGGCAAAAGAACACACGAATTATGAGAAAGTTTTAAGATGGTAATTCGAGCGTTAAACACTATCTTTTGCTTGTTCAATATGATTATTTCAAGAGAAAATACATCCATTAGATTAAGGAATTCAAATAATGATTGAAAAGACACTTGTGCTTATTAAGCCGGACGGCGTTTCACGATCTTTAACGGGCGAGATATTTGCTCGTTTCGAAAAATCAGGGCTTAAAATAGTCGGGCTGAAGATGCTTCAGGCAACCAAGGAATTAGTCGGTAACCATTACACGGAAGAAGATATAGGAGCCAGATTAGGCGAGAAGATTCGTAACCTCTTAATTGATTTCGTTACGGAAGGACCTGTAGTAGCTGGAGTAATTGAAGGGGATGAAGCTATTGAAGTCGTCAGGAAGATGTGCGGAGCGACCGAGCCGAAAAGCGCTTTACCCGGAACCATACGCGGTGACTATTCACACCATAGCTACGGTTATGCGGATGAGGCGGGTACGGCCGTCCGGAATGTAATTCATGCGTCTTCAGATAAGGATGCGGCGAAGGCAGAAATAAACGTTTGGTTTGCGGAAAATGAAATTGTTTCATATGACAGAGCAGACCAACGCCATCACTGGGAGTAACGTCAAAGTCGAAACCAAGACGGCATATCTGTCAGGAGCGATGGAATACGCTCCTGACAGAGGAGAAAAATGGAGAAAGAGCATTTCTATTCGCCTCAAGCAAGAGCTCGGACACGAAGTATTCAATCCGAATGATGAATCGAATATAATATTGAGTTCGGAAGAAAAATCGAACTTTAAGAGTTGGAAGGAAAGTGACATAGAAAAGTTTAAGCTGCTTATTCATAAGATTATCAATCACGATCTTGGATTTCTCACGAAAAAAACTGATTATGTAGTATGTTTTTGGGATGAGTATGCAAGCTTGGGAGGAGGAACTCAGGGAGAAATTACTGTAGCATATCAAAATAAAATTCCGGTCTTTTTATTAACAAAAATGCCTGTAACCCGCATAAGTTCTTGGATTTTGGGTTGTTCTGAAAAAATATTTTTCGATGAAAATAGCCTTATTTCCGATCTAAAAAATCGATATAAATGATAAAAATTACAGCAGTTATAACTACATTATAATTAACAACATAGGGCTTATGCATTTATGCTTTGAAAGTAAGTATAATTCCCGCAAACTCACTATGTTCAAGCGTTATAGGGAATACATAATTATTTAAAAAATGAATTTTTTCCTTGACATTCGGATGCTCAAGCTTATATTGCTTCTAAGAGCAAGTAGCCATAAGGGTTACAGCGGTTTCACCCATCAACAACCTAAATGGAGGATCTCAAATGAACAAATCAGAACTTATCGAAGCAATCGCATCAGACAGTGGATTGACAAAAGTTCAGGCAGAAGGCGCGTTGAATGCAGTAACATCGAACATTACAGCCGCACTTACAAAGAGAGACAAAGTCACGCTGGTTGGATTTGGCACATTTTCCACGTCAGATCGCGCTGCTCGTACCGGAAGGAACCCACGCACAGGCGCGGCAATCCAAATTCCGGCTACAACGGTACCGAAGTTCAAAGCAGGGAAAGAGCTCAAAGCAGCAATCAAGTTGTAAATTATTTCCCAGCAATAACATTAAAGACAGCGGACACTCAGTGTTCGCTGTCTTTTTTATATATGGGTCAATTATGTATTTCTTAGGGTTAGATGGTGGCGGCACTAAAACTGAAGCAGTCCTCACTGACCTTTCCGGCAATCAACTGCGCAGAGCGGAAGGAGGTCCGGGTAATGTCTCCACTCTGGGTCAAGAAGGCGTTAAAGAGTTAATTTCAAATCTAATTGAGAATCTATTAAAGGGAGAGCCTCTGTCACATATTAAAAACGCTACGTTATGTTTTGCGGGAATAGGTAGAGAGCAGGAAAAATTTTTGATGAGCGATTTGATTGCATCGTTGGGATTAACTGAATTTAATCTCAAGACTGATGCTGAAATACTTCATTTCGCCGCATTCGATGAGGAGGACGGTATTGTTCTCGAGGCGGGAACGGGAGCAGTGTGCGTCATAAAATCCGGCGGAAAGTTGAAACAATTTGGAGGCTGGGGATACCTTCTTGGAGATGACGGTGGAGGATATTCTATCGGTAGATATGCCTTGCGTAAAGTCCTTGCGGAAATTGAAAGCGATCAACCCCTGTCAGATTTCTCCGCTCAAATTATGAACCATTTCAAAGTAAAGATGCCTGAAGAAATTATCACAAAAGTATATGGCGCAGAGAGCTCACAAATGCTGATAGCATCCTGCGCAAAACTCGTCTCTTCTTTGGCGTTATCCCGCATTCAGGAAGCTAATGTCATTATTACCGAAGCTGCAAAATCTCTCTATAATCTTGTGATTAATGCAGTTGAATCCGCGAAAATTAAACCTCCTTATAGTATAGCGCTTGCAGGCTCTGTTCTCGGTTTGAACTCACCTGTTCAAGATCAGTTCAAAGAGCTTGCATCAAAATCATCTTTTGATTTTAATTATTCCGATATTTTATATACATCGGCGGAGGCGGCTTTAATACACGCAATAAAGAACTCCGGCGAAGCTATTTCTGATTCACTGCAGCTCAAACTCCGGGAGCCCGCAATATGAGTCATGGCGGTCATCTTTCTTGGGCTGAAATTGATATTGGAGCTCTGCGACATAACTATTGGCTATTAAAAAAGAGAGCCGGAACTGCCGGAATAATGGCAGTGGTGAAAGCGGATGCCTACGGTCATGGCGCAATAGAGGTTAGCAAAGCGTTCATAGAAGAAGGTGTTGCTATGCTCGCTGTGGCATTCGTCCAAGAAGGAATCGAACTTCGAGATGCAGGTATAAAAACGCCCATTCTTGTATTTGCCAAACCATCGGCGGACAATATCGGTATTCAACTCCAAAATGAATTGGATGTCACAATTTCAGCTGTGGACGATGTGGATTTAGTTTCTTCTACTGCGAAAAAACTTTCATCATCTGCCCGTGTCCATCTAAACATAGATACGGGGATGAACAGGCTCGGTGTTCGATTTAGTGATGCAGTTGAGACTGCTGAAAAACTATCAGCAGTTAAGGAACTTGAATTTGCTGGTTTATATTCTCATCTTTCAACGTCCGATGATATTGATTCAGACACGAGCAAATTTCAAATTAAAGATTACAATGAGATTATTGATATTCTTGAAAGAAAGAAAATTAATTATGGACTTCGTCATCTGGCAAACTCAGGTGGGTTATTAAATTATCCTGAGTCTGTTTTTGATATGGTCAGGTTGGGAATATCTTTGTACGGCCACAACCCGAATCCGCATCAGCAAAGTGAGGATAAGTTAATACAGGTAATGACACTTAAATCCACAGTAGTTATGGTGCGTGATGTTGATGAAGGGATGTCTGTAAGTTATGGTCGGAGCTGGATAGCAAAACAAAAAACCAGGATTGCCACTATTCCCATTGGCTACGCAGACGGAATCAACAGGCAATTGTCAAACGATATGGAAGTGCTTATCGGGGGGAATCGCCATCCTGTAGTCGGAAGAGTTACGATGGATATGGTTATGGCGGATGTGGGTTCATCAAATATCGAAAAAGGGGATGAAGTAGTTATTTACGGAACACAGGGTAATCAAACCATCACCATCTCAGATATTGCTCAATGCCTAAAAACAATCCCGTATGAAATCTGTTGTTCGGTCTCAAATAGAATTCCAAGAATTTATGTAAACATTTGAGGATGAAGGATTACATGAAAAAATATTTTTATTTATTCAGTATGACCATAATGTTGGGATGCTCTTCGATAGGTGTGAAAAGTGGAGAAAGTTGGGTAAATCATCAACTCAATAATATGACGTTAGAAGAAAAGGTCGGACAGTTGATGGTGCCTGCGTATACTCCGAGGTTTTTTAACGAAAATAATTATCAGTTTAATCGTCTAAAAAAATTAGTAAAAGAATATCACGTCGGTGGAGTGATGTTTTTTCGCGGAAATCCATATGCGGTTGGAAGGTCAGTTGAACGGCTTCAGGATGTGGCTAAAATACCATTGCTCATAATGGCTGATATGGAATGGGGACTCCCGATGAGGGTAAATGAAAGCACGCGATTCCTTCAAAATATGGCAACAGCAGCAACGGGAAACGAAAATAACGCATACGAAATCGGTAAAGTTACGGGAAGAGAAGCACGTGCTATCGGAGTGCATATAGGTTTTGCTCCGGTTATGGATGTCAATAACAATCCCGATAACATAATTATCAACACGCGTTCATATGGAGAAGACCCGGAGCTGGTTGCAAGAATGGGCAGTGAATTTATACGTGGCTTGCAGGAAGAAGGAGTTTATGCTACTGCGAAGCATTTCCCCGGTCATGGAGATACTAATGTAGATACACATATGTCTCTTCCAACTATAAACGCTTCAATGGAAAGGATGAGAAATTTAGAACTTCCTCCATTTCAGGCTGCAGTGGATGCTGGAGTTAAAGTTGTAATGGCGGCACACATAACATTTAGTCAAGTCAAACAGATGGAAGGGAGACCGGTTACGCTTGATCCCTATTTTTTAGAGGATATTTTGAGAAAAGAGATGGGATTTGAAGGTCTGATAATCTCCGATGCGATGGATATGGGCGGAATTACCGGTAACTACTGGTCCGGTGAGGCAGCAGTAATGGCAATTAATTCCGGCATTGATATGGTTTTGTTATCACCAAATTTCGAAAGTACATATAAATTCGTCTTACAAGCGGTTAAAGAAGGTCGAATCTCTATTGAGAGACTTAACGAGGCGGTTGGACGAATCCTGAGAGCTAAAGCTGATCACGGACTTGAAAAAAAGCCATATTACAGCGAAGAAAACTTAGAAAAAGTACTGTCCCAATCTAAATCAGCTATCAAAGCGGCTCAAATCGCCAACGCTTCAATGACGCTTTTGAGGGATGATAAAAATATCTTCCCGTTGCATGCAGAGGATATTAATAGAGCTCTTGTACTAACTATAACTGATGAAGAAAACACTGCCTGGCGTGGAAATACTTTAAACAGCCAGGTTAAAACAAGGGTTCCGAATATAGAAACGGCATTTATGGATCCGCGCTCCACACAGGATGATATTGATAAAATTATGCTCATAGCAGACTCGGTAGATGCTATTATCGTCGGTGTGTACGTAAAATGGCGCGACCGGAAAGGGACTATTTCACTTCCTGACACAATCGTCACTCTCTTAAAGAAATTTTTTAAAATCGATAAACCGATGGCTGTAACCGCTTTCGGTTCCCCTTATACTTTGAGGCAGATGCCTGAAGTTCCTTCATATCTGTGCGCTTATGAAACAGTTTCGTTAGCTCAGAGAGCGGCAGTGCGGGCAATATTCGGAGAAATACCAATTAACGCAAAACTGCCTGTCTCGATTCCCGGTTATTATGAAATTGGCGATGGATTGGTGAGGCCGGCCAGAAAAATGGAATTAGTGAGAAACATCAATGATACTCTTCTCTCGGAAGCATACGAAGTTCTGGATAAAGCGATTAAGGATTCGGTATTTCCCGGCGCGCAAATTGCCGTTGTTCGAAAAGGAGAACTCATTGCGAGTAAATCATTCGGTCGCCAGACCTACGACCCGGCATCACCGATAATTACGGCGGAGACAATGTATGATATGGCTTCAATCACCAAGGTAGCGGCTACAACGCTTGTCGCTATGGGATTATGGGAAAAGAAAAAGCTGGTTCTCGACATTCCGATTAAGAGTTACCTGCCAGAATACGGCGGCGGTGAAAAAGATGATGTAACTCTCAGGCATCTGCTGACACACTCTTCGGGATCCCATTGGTGGGTCGATTTATGGAATAAGGCTTCAAACAAAGAAGAAGCGTATAAATATATTTATGGTCTCCCTCTTGATTTTTCACCGGGTGATTCAATGATATACTCTGATCTCGGACTTATCCTTATGTTGGATATACTCGAAACTGTTACGGGCAGCACTCTTGATAAGCTTGCAAACAGAGCAATTTACAAACCTATGGGGATGAAGAACACAATGTTCAATCCTCCCAAATCTCTTTTATACAGAATTGCTCCAACAGAAATCGGCGGAAGTATGAACAGACCGTTGATTCACGGAGATGTTCATGATGAAAATTCTAATTTTCTCGGAGGCGTTTCCACGCATGCAGGGTTGTTTTCTACGGCAGAAGATATGGCGGCACTCGCTCAAATGCTGATAAACGGCGGTATCTATCGTCACAGACGGTTTTTCAAACCCTCAACTATTCAGGAATGGACTACGAGACAATATATCACCGAGTCCAGCGATAGAGCTCTCGGTTGGGATACACCGTCGGACCATGGCTCTTCGGCGGGAGATTATTTTTCTAAAAATAGTTACGGACATATGGGCTTTACCGGAACATCCTTTTGGGTCGATCCAACAAGAGAAATTGCGATTGTTTTGCTGACTAACAGAGTTCATCCCACGAGAGA includes:
- the polA gene encoding DNA polymerase I, which produces MAATKKTLYLIDGFAEVYRFYFAMFRNPLTNSKGENVSAIYGFARSIYSILKNKNPDYLAVAFDPKGKTFRHKQYKEYKATREKMPDDLRSQLPMIDRILKAFNVTRLDLPEYEADDIIGTLALRGEKEGCDVLMVTADKDFAQLVTKNVNMYNTRAKPDESNIIDEEGVFKKWGVRPGQIRDYLALVGDTSDNIPGVTGIGPKGAVKLLTEYKTFEGIYDNLEEISGNKLKENLEKDREKALLSLDLVTIRTEAPVKENISDLSRKEFDMEEVRNVMKELEFWKLLEEIESDSGIVTEKVEKNYLAINDAKSLDKMITEISKADLISVDLETTEINPMLADIVGLSFSVEDNEGWYLPVNYRNKEGNLFDSEEADIDLILEKLKPLLEDPQIPKCGQNIKYDMLILSRHGVELAGVVSDSIIAAFLLNPDARSYKIDYLSMEQLNYKMQPITDLIGSGKEQISMAEVPVEDVTFYAVEDADIALQLVNLYQPKLEEEGMMKMYTEIEIPLIPVLMEMEKAGVYLDVKLLKKMSDEVLVEIEKIEAEVYDLAEEEFSINSPKQLSKILFEKLLLPPTRKIKTGFSTDQRAMDSLKNDHEIVAKVLEYRMYTKLKSTYLEALPKLVNPNSGRVHSTFSQTVAATGRLSSRDPNFQNIPIKTEVGRKIRHAFIPQQKGWKIMSADYSQIELRIMAHLSEDPTLIQAFKDGEDIHSRTAAGLYGVELESVTPEMRNMAKTVNFAIMYGARAFRIAAELKISMEDATTTIDDYFNRFPGINNFIANSIAEARENKFVSTILGRKRYLMEIDSSNFNLRQAAERIAVNTQLQGSAADMIKIAMIRISHRIKKENLKAMMILQVHDELVFELPEEEIDRMKDIVEYEMINSMELKVPVRVDISVGEDWYEAH
- the nadB gene encoding L-aspartate oxidase; the encoded protein is MSNSPVKSDFLVIGSGIAGLSFALKAADLGSVVVITKKDNKESATNYAQGGIASVLTDEDSVELHVKDTLNAGDGLCDVNAVNTMVREGPNCIKDLQEWGVKFTQKNDSSGDFDLGREGGHSVSRVYHAGDITGRQIEKALVDAVSSHNNIEIYEHHLALDLITEHHFKPNFQLSRKNISCYGAYVYDTHNSSIKRFLAKNTLLCTGGVGRVYRHTTNPKIATGDGIAMAYRAGAELANLEFMQFHPTALYNPDGDPFLLSEAIRGFGGVLLTISGEKFMEKYDKRGDLASRDIVARAIDNELKLSGDKYVYLDLTHLDGASVKERFPNIYERCLQHKIDITSEPIPVVPAAHYMCGGVTTDSHGASTLPHLLAVGEVACTGVHGANRLASNSLLEGVVFSKRAFETIKKSKDYQSDRFPDVPEWDDSGTFDQEEWILISHDIKEIQEIMWDYVGIIRTNLRLKRALDRIKMINSEIEEYYRKTIVSEGLIELHNLAAVAYLIIRSAVMRKESRGLHYNNDYPKKSKVWQKNTRIMRKF
- a CDS encoding nucleoside-diphosphate kinase (catalyzes the formation of nucleoside triphosphate from ATP and nucleoside diphosphate); its protein translation is MQIMIEKTLVLIKPDGVSRSLTGEIFARFEKSGLKIVGLKMLQATKELVGNHYTEEDIGARLGEKIRNLLIDFVTEGPVVAGVIEGDEAIEVVRKMCGATEPKSALPGTIRGDYSHHSYGYADEAGTAVRNVIHASSDKDAAKAEINVWFAENEIVSYDRADQRHHWE
- a CDS encoding HU family DNA-binding protein — protein: MNKSELIEAIASDSGLTKVQAEGALNAVTSNITAALTKRDKVTLVGFGTFSTSDRAARTGRNPRTGAAIQIPATTVPKFKAGKELKAAIKL
- a CDS encoding alanine racemase, which translates into the protein MSHGGHLSWAEIDIGALRHNYWLLKKRAGTAGIMAVVKADAYGHGAIEVSKAFIEEGVAMLAVAFVQEGIELRDAGIKTPILVFAKPSADNIGIQLQNELDVTISAVDDVDLVSSTAKKLSSSARVHLNIDTGMNRLGVRFSDAVETAEKLSAVKELEFAGLYSHLSTSDDIDSDTSKFQIKDYNEIIDILERKKINYGLRHLANSGGLLNYPESVFDMVRLGISLYGHNPNPHQQSEDKLIQVMTLKSTVVMVRDVDEGMSVSYGRSWIAKQKTRIATIPIGYADGINRQLSNDMEVLIGGNRHPVVGRVTMDMVMADVGSSNIEKGDEVVIYGTQGNQTITISDIAQCLKTIPYEICCSVSNRIPRIYVNI
- a CDS encoding serine hydrolase, which gives rise to MKKYFYLFSMTIMLGCSSIGVKSGESWVNHQLNNMTLEEKVGQLMVPAYTPRFFNENNYQFNRLKKLVKEYHVGGVMFFRGNPYAVGRSVERLQDVAKIPLLIMADMEWGLPMRVNESTRFLQNMATAATGNENNAYEIGKVTGREARAIGVHIGFAPVMDVNNNPDNIIINTRSYGEDPELVARMGSEFIRGLQEEGVYATAKHFPGHGDTNVDTHMSLPTINASMERMRNLELPPFQAAVDAGVKVVMAAHITFSQVKQMEGRPVTLDPYFLEDILRKEMGFEGLIISDAMDMGGITGNYWSGEAAVMAINSGIDMVLLSPNFESTYKFVLQAVKEGRISIERLNEAVGRILRAKADHGLEKKPYYSEENLEKVLSQSKSAIKAAQIANASMTLLRDDKNIFPLHAEDINRALVLTITDEENTAWRGNTLNSQVKTRVPNIETAFMDPRSTQDDIDKIMLIADSVDAIIVGVYVKWRDRKGTISLPDTIVTLLKKFFKIDKPMAVTAFGSPYTLRQMPEVPSYLCAYETVSLAQRAAVRAIFGEIPINAKLPVSIPGYYEIGDGLVRPARKMELVRNINDTLLSEAYEVLDKAIKDSVFPGAQIAVVRKGELIASKSFGRQTYDPASPIITAETMYDMASITKVAATTLVAMGLWEKKKLVLDIPIKSYLPEYGGGEKDDVTLRHLLTHSSGSHWWVDLWNKASNKEEAYKYIYGLPLDFSPGDSMIYSDLGLILMLDILETVTGSTLDKLANRAIYKPMGMKNTMFNPPKSLLYRIAPTEIGGSMNRPLIHGDVHDENSNFLGGVSTHAGLFSTAEDMAALAQMLINGGIYRHRRFFKPSTIQEWTTRQYITESSDRALGWDTPSDHGSSAGDYFSKNSYGHMGFTGTSFWVDPTREIAIVLLTNRVHPTREKGGMYRVRRDFHNAAMKAILKEMGEPLTETDMAEKS